In a genomic window of Corvus moneduloides isolate bCorMon1 chromosome 17, bCorMon1.pri, whole genome shotgun sequence:
- the LOC116452282 gene encoding corticoliberin-like, with protein sequence MSPRLSPRSAPRTDPGPAPITWLPPPLYSAGRGRRGAARPAGGAERAERRRAASGPGVAAMRVRMISAASVLVLLFLPSETCSPLQWPRGPSRRPTLAPQLTWESWMGAPRPPVPAMDPLPQRLCQFHGAEPTPAPRARRGLQTGKRRDGKPNSLDLTFHLLREFLEMSREERLAQKALSNKLLLQSIGK encoded by the exons atgtccccccgACTCTCCCCCCGTTCAGCACCGCGGACAgatcccggccccgctccaATCACGTGGCTCCCACCGCCCCTATATagcgcggggcgcgggcggcgcggagcggcgcgTCCTGCGGGAGGAGCGGAGCGAGCGGAGCGCCGGAGAGCG GCTTCTGGCCCCGGAGTGGCTGCGATGCGGGTCAGGATGATTTCAGCTGCCTCCGTCCTCgtcctgctcttcctgccctCGGAGACCTGCTCCCCCCTGCAGTGGCCCCGGGGTCCGTCCCGCAGGCCGACCCTGGCCCCCCAACTCACCTGGGAGTCCTGGATGGGAGCCCCGCGACCCCCGGTCCCTGCCATGGATCCCCTGCCCCAAAGACTGTGCCAGTTCCATGGGGCAGAGCCCACCCCGGCCCCCCGAGCCCGGCGGGGGCTGCAAACCGGCAAGAGGCGAGACGGAAAACCCAACTCGTTGGATCTCACCTTCCACCTCCTGCGCGAGTTCCTGGAAATGTCCCGGGAGGAGAGACTGGCCCAGAAGGCGCTCAGCAATAAACTCTTGCTGCAGAGTATAGGAAAATGA